A genomic window from Phocoena sinus isolate mPhoSin1 chromosome 20, mPhoSin1.pri, whole genome shotgun sequence includes:
- the LOC116745524 gene encoding cytochrome c oxidase assembly protein COX11, mitochondrial codes for MGGLWVTRWARMAFCGWPWNHPGNPTRAAERVESCLRSGRSGTRGAERELRRLGTWRRPSLAVQPPRRPKSTNPFTRAQEEDWRRRNKTVLTYVAAVAVGMLGASYAAVPLYRLYCQTTGLGGSAVAGHASDQIENMVPVKDRIIKVTFNADVHASLQWNFRPQQTEIYVVPGETALAFYKAKNPTDKPVIGISTYNVVPFEAGQYFNKIQCFCFEEQRLNPQEEVDMPVFFYIDPEFAEDPRMVNVDLITLSYTFFEAKEGHKLPVPGYN; via the exons ATGGGAGGGCTCTGGGTTACGCGATGGGCTCGCATGGCTTTCTGTGGGTGGCCCTGGAACCACCCTGGAAACCCGACCAGGGCTGCGGAGAGGGTAGAGTCTTGTCTCAGGTCGGGGAGGAGCGGGACAAGGGGTGCTGAGAGGGAGCTGAGACGGCTCGGGACATGGAGGCGCCCGAGCTTGGCGGTGCAGCCGCCGCGGCGGCCGAAGAGTACTAACCCCTTCACGCGCGCACAGGAGGAGGATTGGCGGCGGCGGAACAAGACCGTCCTCACGTATGTGGCCGCGGTGGCCGTGGGCATGCTGGGGGCGTCCTACGCCGCCGTGCCCCTTTACCGGCTCTACTGCCAG ACTACTGGACTTGGAGGATCGGCAGTAGCAGGTCATGCATCAGACCAGATTGAAAACATGGTACCTGTTAAGGATCGCATCATTAAAGTCACCTTTAATGCAGATGTGCATGCAAGTCTCCAGTGGAACTTTAGACCTCAGCAAACAGAAATATAT GTAGTGCCAGGGGAGACTGCACTGGCGTTTTATAAAGCTAAGAATCCTACTGACAAACCAGTAATTGGAATTTCTACATACAATGTGGTACCATTTGAAGCTGGAcagtatttcaataaaatacag TGCTTCTGTTTTGAAGAACAAAGGCTTAATCCACAAGAGGAAGTAGATATGCCGGTATTTTTCTACATTGATCCTGAATTTGCTGAAGATCCAAGAATGGTGAATGTTGATCTCATCACtctttcttatactttttttgAAGCAAAGGAGGGGCATAAGTTGCCGGTTCCAGGCTATAATTGA